Sequence from the Zeugodacus cucurbitae isolate PBARC_wt_2022May chromosome 2, idZeuCucr1.2, whole genome shotgun sequence genome:
atacagctGCCCCCCACCGGAGGAAGGAAAGAAATTGAAAGTTACCATGGTCGCCTGGGATTGCTCAGATAAATATGTTATTACTGCCGTGAATGACTTTACGGTGAGTTTATATTATGAAAGTTCGactatattcaatatatatatttatattttattatttaaagataaaaatttgGCATTCCAAAACTGGTAAACTGCATCGTGTATTACGTGGCCACAAGGATGAACTATATGTATTGGAATCAAATCCGAAAGATGAACATGTGCTGCTTTCTGCCGGTCATGACGGACAAGTATTCCTATGGGATATTGAAAGTGGTATTGCGATAGCAGACTTTATGAATGATATAGATGGGCAGGGTCATGGTGGCGTATTCGATGCCAAATGGTCACCAGATGGCACAATGTTTGCGGCTACAGACTCGCATGGTCATTTACTCATATATGGTCTTGGAATTGGACCggataaatataaaatagtacGTACCTGGacataaatttaatagaaatataattgtattacgattttatttttagcttccaaatgaactattttttcaCACGGACTATCGTCCTTTAATGCGTGACGCTTCGCAATATGTTGTAGACGAACAGACACAAGTAATGCCACATCTAATGCCGCCTCCTTTCCTCGTCAATTCGGAAGGTAATCCCTATCCGGTACAGTATCAACGTTTTGTACCCGGTCGTGAAAATTGCACACGCGAGCAATTGAGACAAATATTAACAGTTGGTGATGATGGTACCGTTATTGTTCCCAATATCAATGGTGCTGCTGGTAACTTTTCACACATTGACCGTCTCATCGCCGTATTGGCTAATCGTCAAGGTACTGCTCCGGTACCACCTGCAATGGCAGTTGGAAACAATCTACCAGCGAATCACTCACAACTCGATCGTCTTATAGAGGCGCTTGCAAACCGTCAAGGTCAAGATCAGGCACCCGATTCTAACAATCGCCCATCGAGTAATCGCTCTGCAGCTGGCGTTGTTGGAAATGCACGTTACAGTTTCGATGATATGCCTGGACGTCAAATTGATCCGAATAGTACTCCTCGTCAGAGCTCCGGTAGTATTACTACACCAGATGAACATCAGTTGGTACCGACTGTTGATCAGCCCGCACAGCCATCACAGACTAAATACTTTCGCCGAATCTATGTACGTCCTATGAAATACCAACAACTGCAAAATCTAAAGCAAACTGTGTATGCGGCTGGACAGTTTGAGTTGCAGGAGTATAAGCGTGAGATGCGTAGACGTCCAATAATGATTAACACCGGTAACGTGGCAAGCGCACAGTCCAGCGCGAACAGACAACGTAATACGCGTGGAAATAATGACGTAGGCGGTGCAGTACGTTCACGTCGTCGCCAGGGACAAAGCAGTCAATCACAACCGGCTTATCGTACACGCGCTGTACGGGATCAAGAAGAGCTAGATGCGCCACAGCAGCCAGAAGAAGAGGAGGAGGATGAGGAGAGCAATTCCTCTTCGGGCGATACTAGCTACTCGAATGTAGAAGAAAATCTAGAAGAGTCATCGGATGATTCGGACACCGAAAGTTCTGATTACTCAGATTGGGTCGCCGATACACCTGGTCCGAATTTGGAGCCACCGAAACGTTCAAAACGCAAACCGCTGTCAAGAAGACGTACCTTTAGCGATGATAGTAGTGACGAAACTACAGAACAAGCTACCACATCTGGAGGTGCAGCGGCAAAAACTTCTAGGCGGAACAAACGTGTTGTTATACCCCCGCCAGCACCGAATGGTGAAATACCCGAATTGTATAGACCGGCCGAGTGGTTGTCCGAGGTGATACCGCGTAAGGCACCTTACTATCCACAAATGGGTGATGAGGTGGTCTATTTTCGTCAAGGGCATCAACGTTATCTGGAAGCAGTGCGtgtcaaaaaagtatacaaattaACACACAGCTCAGAACCATGGAATTTTCGGACACTGCGCGACCGCGAGTTTGTACGTGTAATCGGCATTAAGTATGAAATACGCCCACCGCGTTTGTGCTGCCTCAAATTGGCAATGATTGATGATGAGGGCAATATGACGGGTACATCTTTCAAGATCAAATACCATGATATGCCTGATGTGCTCGACTTCTTGGTCTTGCGTCAAACTTTCGATTTAGCAGTGCAGCGTAATTGGAGTGTTGGTGATCGTTTTCGCTGTATGATTGGTGATGGCTGGTGGATGGGACAAATTGAATCACGTTATGCTCTTTCAACGGATTTTCCCGACTCGTATTTCATGTGTTTCCGTGTGCGTTGGGATAATGGCGAATACGAGTACATGAGTCCTTGGGATATGGAACCCATAGATGAGAACCGTCTACCCGATGAGGTCGGTGGTGCGGTACCCGTGTTGCAAGAAGAGATACGTGCCACCTTGTATCAACCGAAATCGGAAGAATGGCATAGAGGTGATCGAGACGGTTCTTGCAGGCGTATCATAAATGGCTTAGAACAGGTAGACATCTTTCAAAGcaccaatataaataaaaaaataatatatgtataaataatttttaggttATGCGCCTCTCGATAGCTGAACACTTTTTGGCGCCTGTTGATTTAAATGTATATCCTGACTATGCCTATCTGATTGAATATCCAATTGACTTGACGACGATAAAGTCACGATTCGAAAATCACTTCTATCGGCGCATTACTTCAGCTCAATTTGATGTACGCTACTTGGCTACCAATGCTGAGAAATACAATCGTTCCCACACTAATATTGTGAAACATGCACGCATTATAACTGATCTTTGTCTGCGTGTAATAAGGTGAGtgatcaataaaatattttgcatttaaattttatattattttgcatttgtttaataaaaaattttaaatttgtttataattatagAGAATCCAACGATATAGATGTTGCAGCTGTTTATCATCAATTAGTTGATGTCTATCATTCGTCAGAAACTGAGAATGATAATGAGTCGGATGTGGTACCTTCGACCAGCACTGGCCCATCGACATCGGCTGCAGGACGTCCAAAGATATCAGCGACACGCAGGTGTGTACATACAATTGCACTTTTATAGCGtttgtataaattgtatttttattttgtataaaactcATTTCATGTATTTACAGATCAAGTCGCATACGTTCAGATGGTGATTGGCGTACTGAATGTCGACAATTATTAGATTTAATGTGGCAGCGCAACGATTCACTGCCCTTCCGTGAACCCGTGGATACACTTGAATTCCCCGATTATCTGGAAATCATTTCCTCACCAATGGATTTGCGCACTGTTAAAGAGGATTTACTCGGTGGCAATTACGAAGATCCTTTAGACTTTGCAAAGGATGTGCGTTTGATATTTCAGAATTCGCGTAATTATAACACCAATAAACGTTCACAAGTGAGTAGAGAAATATGCCTGTATACTCTTTGGTAGACAAGTGGCTTTGCTTTTGGCTTTTGTGCGGTTTCAgtcctttgttgttgtattttattgctatgtgtttgaattttcattgctatttttcaaaacaaatcaagTTGTTCTTCTTTCTTACTTTTTATGCATTAAGCTTTTGTTTCTTTTCAAACCAAATCCCATAGAATTTGAATGTTTTATCTGAAAACACAAACCCTTCAGTTTGAGACtatacaacaacattaacacaGCTAttattcttaatatattatattttcgcgcTTTAAACTTTTAGAaacaccataaaaatatattattttttattttaatttcgatcGTCGTTCATAACCTTAAAATTATTCATTCAAAACATCCTTACCTTGATCCaaatcacatatgtatattcttggTTATGGTGGATtatatttttctactgcatcaaattaaaaattttttgttttctattgaaTATACAGATATAATTTCCTTGCTTTTTATTTGGTTTCATATAATTTCTTGCTGATTTCCGTTAATTTGATAGTATTtcattaataacattaaacgaaattctataaaaattcatattcctATTGTTAATTCATTTTTCTTCATTCCCACCATGCTTCCATGTATCAATCaaacaatcaatcaatcaatcaatcatgTAAACAATAACATTGCAATGAATGACGATCTCATTGTAGGAAAGTTTAGCGGTAAGGTTGCAATTCACTTGAAACACCAACATTAATCACATTAGCAATTGTACTTATTCTTTTTCCGCCCCCTCGAAAACTTGTATGTGCTGCTTGCGCCGTTTGTCTGCAATGCAACATACAGCCCGCATAaccttacttttatttttacccAACCACACAATTGTATTGGTATACCAATAAATACTCGTTTATTTCAGATTTATGCTATGACGCTGCGTCTGAGTGCGTTATTCGAATCGCAAATAAAGACGGTGATAAACAATTGGAAGGCGGCGCGTCGGCGTGCGAATAAGACTTCGGGCAGCGGTGGCCGCGGTTCTAGTAGCAGCCCTGTCAAGCGACAACCTCCGCAGGCAGCGAAGCGTGCACGCACACATCGTACGACGCGGCAATTCCGCAGCTcggacgatgatgatgatgatgatgatgatgacgatgaagaACCAGGTAGGGCACACCTGAATGCCCGTGCGGCGCAACGTCGTGCCGGAGGTGCAACTACGAACGGCAGAAACGGACTACATCGTGGGACTGTATCGGCGGTAGCGAGCACGTCAGCCGGTTCGAATCGCGTCAGCTCATCCTCCTCGCTGCAGCGGCGCGCAGGTGAACCGACACAGGCAACGCGCAGCTCACGTCGCAAGGCCGCCAGTCAGGAGttggatgatgatgatgacgaagaTGAAGAAGAGGACGCTGAAATACATGTGACAGACGAACATAGCACTGCCTCGAGTTCCACCTCAGAAGAAGATAGTGATAGCGATGATAGTTCAGAGGTAGGTTTAAATGATAGCAACGAAGGGTCGGATAATGAAACGGGGCGCGGCAAACGTGGCGCAGCTAGGCGTCGTAAGCGTCGCAGCGATGATGATGATTCTGAAGACAGTTATAAGCCAGACAACGATAGACGTGGTAGTAGACGAAGTAATGGTCGCAAGCGTGGACGAAAAAATAAAGCGGCGAAGAAGACGAGTCGAAAACAACAGGATAAACGACAACAAGCTACGCGAAAACGCCGCCGACGCATTGAAGAGGATGGAGATGAGGACTATATGGATCACAGTGAAAAGCGAAGTGCTACAGCCATGACGAATGGTAGTACCCGTCATACCGCTGTTACGAATGGCAATGTACGCAGAGGAAATCGACGACGGTTGCAGTCGTCCGAGGATGATCACACCGATATGATGGCACATCACACAAGTTCACAGCCAGATGAGAGCACCCAAGACACGATTACCGGACATCCGGCGACGGGAATGAGCACGCCAAAGAAGCGTGCCGCCACGTCTGTCCGATCGCAGCGCAGCAACCAAGCCAGTAATGCTGTAGGTGAAAATGATGCCACGACCAGTGCCGGTGCATTACTGCAACAGAGTCCCTCACGAAATACGCGCATGCAAACGAACTCGTCGCAGTCGAGCGGTCTGGGTACGCTTACCAATAGGCGGAGCGCCACAGAAATCGATCACAGTTATCATTTGCCGGTGCGCAACGGACGCATTGCTGATTCCGATACAGACTCGCGCGAAGTGGCGGCGAATGCGCGGCCAACCCGGTCGAGCTTTAAACGGGCAATCTTAGAGTGGGCGCGTACCAGCGATGTAGAGGACGCAGAACAAGAAGCAGTGGACGAAGAGGACAGCGAGGATGCAGAGGAGGTGCGTAGAAGCGTATTTACATAAATGCGTAATAATTTAATGGTAATATATTTGTGTTACATTTGCAGATTCTGCCTACACCGACGCCAACAAAGATAACACCTTCGAAGACCAACAATGCCAGTAATAGTAATCCATTGAATGCTCCATCGACCAGTCGTGCAGCACATGGCGGCACAGTTGTACCCGTAGCTGTGGGTCAAGTGCGTCAGTTACGCACCAATCGCAATACAGTCGTTGAACCGCTGGACGATAACGAAGACTCAGACGATGGTGATGGAAGCGAGAATGAGCCACTCGTTTCAAGTCAAGGCGGTGCCATTAATGGGCGCATACCTCGTAAGTAATAGAAATGAAAATACGAATGATTAACTATATTAATTTgagattatttattaaaattttgtacaacacGTTTTCATTAAAGCTGTCAGCTACCCGCCAACACGCAGCGCAACTAACACTGCCACACCGCGCTTGCAGGCGCATGCCGCCGCCATGAGCAACGCGCACATGACCCGCTCACATGCCACATCCACAACGTCTTCTTCGAACGTAACTACCTCCACATTATCAGCGCACGATCACAATTATTTGGGCGCAGAAGCGTTAGGTCCGTCCACATCGGCAGCAGCCGGACGCAGCAATACACGTCGTGTACTGTCGCGTCATCAGCGTAATGCCGACGAATTGGATAGTAGCGCTGATCCACTAGAGAATATAAGCCTGCTAATGCAAAATCAACGTCTACGCCGCACACTACCCACATCGACGTCGACGTCGCAAAGTGCAACCAATGGCGGAACGATAACAGCAACAGCGCCGACACGCGTGCCACAGCGTACAGTGCGACGTGGACGTTCACGTTACAGTCAAGAAAATTCGCAAACTGCCGAAGAcgatgatgacgacgacgacgagcaTGTTGTCGATGGTAGTGGTGAGGAGAATGCCAGCGGTGCATCCGACGAAGGTACCGACGGCGGCTCGAGTACACatgatgacgacgacgacgttGACGCCACCGATGATTCGGAAGACAATCAACCGTTAACCTCGTATGTACCATCTGGACGACGCACTCGCAATCATGCCAAACCGGCACGTCGAACCAATCGCCGGCGTGGTTCGGACGATTCATTCGTatgcgatgatgatgatgaagactACGAAGTGGAACACCagcgacgacaacaacaacaacaaagatcaCGTTCGCGTCGACACAGCGAACGCGATCGTAATGGTGCACAGCGAGACGGTCGCAATCAGCGCGGCTCGCGCAATCAAAAACGACCGCGTTATAATGAACAGAGCGATGATGAAGCCGGCTCACACGATTATAGTAGCAGCCGGAAACGTCGTCGTGAGGGAGATGATGGTGGTGGTGTCGTTGGTGAAGTTGTCGGCAGCTCATCACAACGCGCAATGAGTCAGCGACCGTCACGcaatgtcgaatatatggataGTTCAGAggatgacgatgacgacgaACAATTGGTGAGCGTAAGTAGTCGTGGACGCGTACGTAAGATTTCGGCCAAAGCGCGTGGTATTTTCAAAGATTAAACTCGTGTATTACCGACTGAATGATGGCAGTACCGACACTTCAAAtcaattcatatttaaaaagccatttacacatatacaaacactcTCATTCACTCACACTAAAGCGTatagttaaattaatttgaaaatgaaaggAACAACATGAGACATGTGACAAGGCGTTTTGAAGATCTTCCTTCtgaatttgtaattattatcattattattattaatattattatatttttatgtaatactTAGCTCGTTTTAGCTGCGCGCTTTttccctttataatatatttacataaattacgGCCACACAAACATGCAACAACGCTTTGCACACTTTCAAGAGCGCGGCTAATTAGTTTTTTAAGTCTTAGTTAAAATTGatgctttaaatatatttgtacatgtGTGCGGATTTTAGACACTTGGAAGCTGTTAGAGCCAGAGCAAAAGACGCGTAGCAATATGCGCTAATAAACACAGTTAAATCCTATTCGCTTATTTCTctgattatttgaaaaaaaaatttataaaatattgacatCCATGTGTcctttaattaaatgtaattaaccACGTTTGATTTTGACTCAACATTACGTTATATtacattcaaattttatttgaacacGCAATAATTCTCGAACAAATTTTTACTGTGCTCTCATGCTTCCAATTATCtactttacatataaaattagaagaaaattattgattcgtttttaatttgaaacattttatgtATATCTCactacattttcattatttgctgAATTACTGCAGATAAGTATATGAggacacacatgcacatacatacatacatgcaatatACATCTACATTATACTCATAGTATACCTTCATTTCATACCATGTATTGCGGCCTATCCATCGGTATTGCCTCTCATCATCACCATACATCATTTTATTGTTCCCATCTGACTACACACAGTCATAACTTATTTcaatgtaaaattataattactacTACACTTAGGACAGATAAGACCaaatacaaaatagaaatttcaaaaacgAATTGTGTTATTATTATCCTTAACGGATATATGAACAGTTTTATAAGTGGTAAGCATAGATCGCTGTTAAAAAGTATGAAGGGTTAAGGAATGTCCGACAACTAAGACGATCGGATCTACTCGAAATGTGGAAGATCGGAAGAGTGGTTCCACTACTGAAACCTGGGAAACCCGCCAATCAAGGGAAATCTTATCGCCCGATAACTCTCTTTTCCCCGGTAGTGAAGACAATTGAGGGCTTGCTACTCCCGACATTCACGTACTGCAGTTGGTACCTAGCGGAACATCCGTAAAGTGAACAGTAACACCACAGCAATTAACGTCATAAACGATCGGATAGTTTGCGGCCTTAATCTGAATCCATCCTGAAAAAGAACCGTCCGGTAGCGTTGTACCAGTTAAAAGATTTTGACACGATCAAACTTACAACGTTGATAGAAGACATGATGATGGACCATGAGCGGTTGGCAATCATTCGTATTATTTCGAGGTAAAACATCAAAGTTAAGGAAATTTAAACAGGGAGCTCCGCAGGACGGTGTGCTCTCCACGTTAATGACTAAAGTAAAGAGCTGCAAGAAGATCCTCAAGTTGTTAGCCGGAAGCGGGGGGAAAAGACagaaacgttgctggccactAACAAGGCGCTCTGCCGGCCAGTTGTCAATTACGCAGCATCGGTAGGAAGATACAGACGTGTCAGAATATCGAACTACGGACAGTCACAGGATGCCTCTTGATGTCTCCTGAACCAAATTTACACAACTAGACCGTTATACTACCTGTAAAAGAGAATCATGAATTTCTCTCCGAGCTCGAGTTGTTACGTGAAATTAgagttctggatattgtagcaggttaaactcctacttatccagactgaaccctaACGTAcagaatatattatatgtcCTGCAAgcaacgagtccccgcatgataCTAATCACTTCTTGGCATGCCCAACCAACCCGACGCGTCTAACACGCTTTTCACTAAGGTCCGATCCTGTCGAAACAGCTTGTTTGCCtaccgttagatgacctcgacgacaactagacttataTTTTCCGGTTCAGCAGAGCTGTGTAAttgttataacaacaacaacgatcgGACCGCAGCCTGTACTCACAAAGTATCTACAGACCATTAAAGAACAGTTCGAAAAATATGACAGGACATTACTTAAAAGTATGCACACAAGGGTTAACGATGAGATTTCTACGTGcttttaatgatatttaatattcttaaccAAATGATAATGAGTATTTTATGTCTATACTCGAGTAAAGTTAACTCGTTTATATACCAATAGCCTAGATATAGCACAGGTTCCGTTATTACCAAGGTTCGTTGCACAGTTATTTGAGTTTTAAAGTAAAGCGTTTaacatattaatatttctttattttaattatacttaactgtaatttactaaattatacatatattcacatgtGAATAAAGAAAGTTTATAGTTGCGCATTGCGTTTTACATATTCTTTAGCCAATTTCTTCACCTTCTCCACATCTGCTGGTGTGCCGAAACGTTCTTCGAATTCcaaatatttcttgaaaattgtgcGCATTTTCTTCATCGGTATCTTTTGTATGATGGCGCGCTCCAAAACGCTTCtacaatagaaaaaaaacaattatgcaatttttataatgtttaaaAACAGTTACTTATTAGAATACGAACCGCGCAGAATCGATCATTTCCGATTTCACCAACATATCAATATACTGGGCCCATACATCGACACGCTTCGGATATGAGGTGACCACCTGATCGAGCAGTGTTTGGGCCATTTCATTATTGCCATACTTGTGATTTAAATTGCCGAAAGCAACGATGGTGTTGACGTCTGAATAAGGAAGAGATGTTGattttaatatagaaaattattttaccaaagtGCCTATacacaaaaatgtatttcagctaaataatataatacttaCGCTCTCTTTCGGGCAAACAAGCAAGCGCCTTGTGCAACAATTGCTGCGCCCGTTCGTGCATCTCGATGCTGAAATATGCATTTGCTGTCGCCCGCCATATCTCCGGTTGTGCCTTGAACTTCTTTGTTACCAAGGTGATCATTTCAATAAGTTCCTGAGTTTTCTTAGCATCACTAAGTATTTCCAAAGTGCGCAGATAAACTTTGAGTGGATCATTGTAGGTGATAGCTTCTTTGAGCACCTCATCGAAAGCTTCTTTATTACCATAGCGCagctctaaatttaacaagGCCACCCAAATATTAAGCTGTTCATTATTTTCACGATATGAGATGGCTTTGATGGCACGACGTGCAACTGCGCGAGCTTTCTCAATCTCCGCCGATTGCAAATGATAGACCATATAGTTGATCCAGTGTTTACTGTTGTTCGGTTCGGAGAGCACCAAACGATCGAATTGATCAATACTCTCGGGCAGATGATTTGGATCGGCATATTTTGCTTCGATTTCACGCAAACGTGTTTCTTCTTCACGTTGCAATTTAAATTTCTCAGCGGCAGttagttttttcttcttttgtcCTGCTTGTGCGGCGGCATCTTCATTGTCCGTTTCGTCTTCATCACTGGATGCTTTATTGTCATTGTTCAAACGGGAAAGATCTGCATTCCAGAAACCACCAATACCGGGTAATAAATTTGGTGCAGGCTTGGTTTCCACAGTGTTCGGCAGTGTTTCTTCTTCATCCGAGTCTGCGTTATTTTCAACGATAACTATCTGATTCGGTGTTTTGTCTTCGTAAAAGAGTATATCATCGGTTTTAgcttgcttcttcttcttctttttggaCGGCGCGTCGCTTTCGTCTGGCactgtttgttgcttttgtttttttgtgggCTTTTCAGAAATCTTTACTTCATTGGTGGTTGTTGCCGTTTCGTTGGCGGCAACAATTTTCGCTTTCTTCACCTTCGGTTCATTTTCTAGAACAACATTTGTTTTACGTTTTTTCTTGATATCGTGCCACAGCTTCCAGGTGTTATCCGGCACAGCAATGGGTATCTTCTCATGTATAAAAGCAACTTTGCAGAAATCACCCTCCTTTAAACTAGCGCAAGCAGAATTTTCAAAGTCATTGAAATGTAAACGTAATGGACAATATATGAGTGGATTGGGTCCTTTCTTTAAAGAGCACACGTAGAGTTGTTCGGTTTTCAGCAAAACCTTGGCATTAATGCCTGATTTGTCTACTAAATTGCTTGGTAGATGCTTCTCTTGGCTGACATGTGCCACATCAACTTGCTTATTGCTGATGTACACCAATTCATTTGAATAGTCTAC
This genomic interval carries:
- the LOC105215821 gene encoding bromodomain and WD repeat-containing protein 3; protein product: MESNKQLIAERIVTPELYFLISKFLASGPLKETAEVLVRELEQKKVLPRRTDWLGHEHEQSFAELEQKYAHIGSNHLLEICCRIGPILDKDLPPAVLGIISLLGTGRQSLLRTEESIYRSRSLLDYCTRLHGVSLPDSSVTKPIHNLQKVLIGREYGGPVRRKLLVPISLYNKTKLLKRTVGHLSSVYCVLFDRTGRYIITGADDLLIKIWSAMDGRLLATLRGASAEITDIAINLDNTMLAAGSLDRILRVWDMQTTSPIAVLSGHTGMITSVNFCPSPRGDLKYLVTTSTDGSIAFWQYSTPRGQKITFAPKPIQYHEKLRPGQAQMMCTTFSPGGIFLAAGSADHHVRVYIMSEDGPKRILESEAYTDAVDSVQWSHRGLRFISGSKDGTAHIWNFESQQWKSTKLSMTDRLPSCPPPEEGKKLKVTMVAWDCSDKYVITAVNDFTIKIWHSKTGKLHRVLRGHKDELYVLESNPKDEHVLLSAGHDGQVFLWDIESGIAIADFMNDIDGQGHGGVFDAKWSPDGTMFAATDSHGHLLIYGLGIGPDKYKILPNELFFHTDYRPLMRDASQYVVDEQTQVMPHLMPPPFLVNSEGNPYPVQYQRFVPGRENCTREQLRQILTVGDDGTVIVPNINGAAGNFSHIDRLIAVLANRQGTAPVPPAMAVGNNLPANHSQLDRLIEALANRQGQDQAPDSNNRPSSNRSAAGVVGNARYSFDDMPGRQIDPNSTPRQSSGSITTPDEHQLVPTVDQPAQPSQTKYFRRIYVRPMKYQQLQNLKQTVYAAGQFELQEYKREMRRRPIMINTGNVASAQSSANRQRNTRGNNDVGGAVRSRRRQGQSSQSQPAYRTRAVRDQEELDAPQQPEEEEEDEESNSSSGDTSYSNVEENLEESSDDSDTESSDYSDWVADTPGPNLEPPKRSKRKPLSRRRTFSDDSSDETTEQATTSGGAAAKTSRRNKRVVIPPPAPNGEIPELYRPAEWLSEVIPRKAPYYPQMGDEVVYFRQGHQRYLEAVRVKKVYKLTHSSEPWNFRTLRDREFVRVIGIKYEIRPPRLCCLKLAMIDDEGNMTGTSFKIKYHDMPDVLDFLVLRQTFDLAVQRNWSVGDRFRCMIGDGWWMGQIESRYALSTDFPDSYFMCFRVRWDNGEYEYMSPWDMEPIDENRLPDEVGGAVPVLQEEIRATLYQPKSEEWHRGDRDGSCRRIINGLEQVMRLSIAEHFLAPVDLNVYPDYAYLIEYPIDLTTIKSRFENHFYRRITSAQFDVRYLATNAEKYNRSHTNIVKHARIITDLCLRVIRESNDIDVAAVYHQLVDVYHSSETENDNESDVVPSTSTGPSTSAAGRPKISATRRSSRIRSDGDWRTECRQLLDLMWQRNDSLPFREPVDTLEFPDYLEIISSPMDLRTVKEDLLGGNYEDPLDFAKDVRLIFQNSRNYNTNKRSQIYAMTLRLSALFESQIKTVINNWKAARRRANKTSGSGGRGSSSSPVKRQPPQAAKRARTHRTTRQFRSSDDDDDDDDDDDEEPGRAHLNARAAQRRAGGATTNGRNGLHRGTVSAVASTSAGSNRVSSSSSLQRRAGEPTQATRSSRRKAASQELDDDDDEDEEEDAEIHVTDEHSTASSSTSEEDSDSDDSSEVGLNDSNEGSDNETGRGKRGAARRRKRRSDDDDSEDSYKPDNDRRGSRRSNGRKRGRKNKAAKKTSRKQQDKRQQATRKRRRRIEEDGDEDYMDHSEKRSATAMTNGSTRHTAVTNGNVRRGNRRRLQSSEDDHTDMMAHHTSSQPDESTQDTITGHPATGMSTPKKRAATSVRSQRSNQASNAVGENDATTSAGALLQQSPSRNTRMQTNSSQSSGLGTLTNRRSATEIDHSYHLPVRNGRIADSDTDSREVAANARPTRSSFKRAILEWARTSDVEDAEQEAVDEEDSEDAEEILPTPTPTKITPSKTNNASNSNPLNAPSTSRAAHGGTVVPVAVGQVRQLRTNRNTVVEPLDDNEDSDDGDGSENEPLVSSQGGAINGRIPPVSYPPTRSATNTATPRLQAHAAAMSNAHMTRSHATSTTSSSNVTTSTLSAHDHNYLGAEALGPSTSAAAGRSNTRRVLSRHQRNADELDSSADPLENISLLMQNQRLRRTLPTSTSTSQSATNGGTITATAPTRVPQRTVRRGRSRYSQENSQTAEDDDDDDDEHVVDGSGEENASGASDEGTDGGSSTHDDDDDVDATDDSEDNQPLTSYVPSGRRTRNHAKPARRTNRRRGSDDSFVCDDDDEDYEVEHQRRQQQQQRSRSRRHSERDRNGAQRDGRNQRGSRNQKRPRYNEQSDDEAGSHDYSSSRKRRREGDDGGGVVGEVVGSSSQRAMSQRPSRNVEYMDSSEDDDDDEQLVSVSSRGRVRKISAKARGIFKD